The Thermodesulfovibrionales bacterium genome contains a region encoding:
- the prpB gene encoding methylisocitrate lyase, whose protein sequence is MKQSGKSRTVKRSSPGSLFRAAVRKEKPLQVVGAINAYAARLAERIGFRALYVSGGGVAAGSLGIPDLGITTLDDVLTDVRRITDITDLPVLVDIDTGWGGAFNIARTVKSMIRSGAAAVHIEDQVLSKRCGHRPGKSIVSKEEMVDRIKAAVDAKTDQDFVIMARTDALAVEGLDAAIDRAGACVEAGADMVFPEAITDLAMYRKFARAVKVPILANITEFGSTPLYTIGELRRADVAIVLYPLSAFRAMSKAAFSVYSAIRREGTQKHVVDLMQSRAELYDYLDYHAFEEKLNTIFSKEKKR, encoded by the coding sequence TTGAAGCAGTCAGGAAAATCACGCACCGTTAAGCGATCGTCGCCGGGCAGCCTCTTCCGTGCCGCCGTTCGTAAAGAGAAACCCCTGCAGGTTGTCGGGGCGATCAACGCGTATGCCGCTCGTCTCGCTGAGCGTATCGGTTTCAGGGCACTCTATGTATCGGGAGGGGGAGTCGCCGCCGGCTCTCTCGGCATCCCCGATCTCGGCATCACGACCCTGGACGATGTGCTCACCGATGTTCGGCGCATCACCGATATCACCGACCTTCCCGTCCTGGTCGATATCGACACCGGCTGGGGCGGCGCCTTCAACATTGCCCGTACCGTCAAGTCCATGATTAGATCCGGCGCTGCCGCGGTACATATTGAGGACCAGGTTCTTTCAAAGCGCTGCGGCCACCGCCCGGGCAAGTCGATCGTGAGCAAGGAGGAGATGGTAGACCGCATTAAGGCCGCCGTAGACGCCAAAACAGACCAGGACTTCGTCATCATGGCACGAACCGATGCCCTCGCTGTCGAGGGACTCGATGCTGCCATAGACCGGGCAGGCGCATGCGTTGAGGCCGGCGCCGACATGGTTTTTCCCGAGGCGATAACCGATCTCGCCATGTACAGGAAATTCGCTCGTGCGGTGAAAGTGCCGATCCTCGCTAACATCACCGAATTCGGCTCCACACCCCTCTATACGATCGGGGAACTTCGCAGGGCCGATGTCGCAATCGTCCTCTATCCGCTGTCTGCATTCCGGGCCATGAGCAAGGCCGCCTTTTCGGTATACAGCGCCATCCGCAGGGAGGGAACCCAGAAACATGTGGTGGATCTCATGCAGTCGCGGGCCGAACTCTACGACTATCTTGATTACCATGCTTTCGAAGAAAAGCTCAATACAATCTTTTCGAAGGAGAAAAAACGATGA